One window of Nostoc sp. C052 genomic DNA carries:
- the atzF gene encoding allophanate hydrolase, translated as MITDSISLDIATLLTAYRTAQLQPTDVIDSVYRRIAARGNDAVWIHLLPQAQAIAQAESLAGRNLDDLPLYGIPFAVKDNIDVAKIPTTAGCPAYSYIPEKTATVVARLLQAGAILIGKTNLDQFATGLVGVRSPYGACSSVFHDDYISGGSSSGSAVAVAAGLVSFSLGTDTAGSGRVPAAFNNIVGLKPTRGVLSTSGVVPACRSLDCVSIFTLNCQDAEILWQVARSFDLCDIYSRQVPGETTAIPSSFSFGVPKADQLQFFGDAAAADLYQQGLQQLKAIGGNLVEIDFQPFQQAANLLYSGAWVAERLAAIQSFFETEADAIHPVVRQIISNGLRYTAVDTFKGFYALEALKQEASQQWEKVNILALPTTGTIYTKAEVENDPIALNTNLGYYTNFVNLMDLCAIALPSGFRANGLPTGITLIGQRFQDMALCQLGTRYQQQMGVTYGKTSPVRISA; from the coding sequence ATGATCACAGATTCCATCAGCCTGGACATTGCAACGCTGCTTACAGCTTATCGAACAGCTCAATTACAACCAACGGATGTCATTGATTCAGTTTATCGCCGGATTGCTGCACGGGGAAACGATGCCGTCTGGATTCATTTATTACCACAAGCACAGGCGATCGCTCAAGCTGAATCCCTCGCTGGCAGAAATCTTGATGATTTGCCTCTCTACGGCATCCCTTTCGCTGTCAAAGATAACATCGATGTGGCAAAAATCCCTACGACTGCTGGCTGTCCAGCTTACAGCTACATCCCCGAAAAAACGGCAACGGTAGTCGCTCGCTTGCTTCAAGCCGGGGCAATTTTAATCGGCAAAACCAATCTCGATCAGTTTGCCACGGGATTAGTCGGGGTGCGATCGCCTTATGGAGCCTGTAGCAGTGTTTTCCATGACGATTATATTTCCGGTGGCTCTAGTTCTGGTTCTGCCGTGGCAGTTGCGGCGGGGCTGGTGAGCTTTTCACTCGGAACTGATACAGCCGGTTCTGGTAGAGTTCCAGCGGCATTTAACAACATTGTCGGACTCAAACCTACCAGAGGTGTATTAAGTACTTCCGGTGTCGTGCCTGCCTGTCGTTCGCTTGATTGTGTTTCCATTTTTACGTTGAATTGCCAAGATGCTGAAATCCTTTGGCAAGTTGCCAGAAGCTTTGATCTCTGCGATATTTATTCCCGCCAAGTTCCAGGAGAAACCACAGCAATTCCATCATCCTTTTCCTTTGGAGTACCCAAGGCGGATCAATTGCAGTTCTTTGGTGATGCCGCCGCCGCAGATTTGTATCAGCAAGGATTACAGCAGTTAAAGGCCATCGGCGGGAATCTTGTGGAAATTGATTTTCAGCCCTTCCAGCAAGCTGCTAATTTGCTCTACTCTGGTGCTTGGGTGGCAGAACGACTTGCCGCTATTCAATCGTTCTTTGAAACTGAAGCTGATGCTATTCATCCCGTTGTCCGCCAAATCATTAGCAATGGTTTACGCTACACAGCAGTAGATACTTTCAAGGGTTTTTACGCTCTAGAAGCCCTCAAGCAGGAAGCTTCACAACAGTGGGAAAAAGTCAATATTTTGGCATTGCCTACCACCGGCACTATCTACACCAAAGCGGAAGTAGAAAATGACCCCATCGCCCTCAACACCAACCTGGGTTACTACACCAATTTTGTCAACTTGATGGACTTGTGTGCGATCGCTCTTCCCTCTGGCTTCCGTGCCAATGGTTTACCCACTGGTATAACTTTAATCGGGCAAAGGTTTCAAGACATGGCACTATGTCAATTGGGTACTCGCTATCAGCAACAGATGGGCGTTACTTATGGTAAAACAAGTCCTGTGAGGATTTCTGCATGA
- the uca gene encoding urea carboxylase: protein MFNKVLIANRGEIACRIIRTLDRLGIASVAVYSQADAHSAHVVAAGEAVCVGGDAAAQSYLRTEAILAAAQATGAEAIHPGYGFLSENVGFAEACAAAGIVFIGPTPEQLRRFGLKHEARAIAQAVGVPLLPGSLLLENLPQVKQAAAEIGYPVMIKSTAGGGGIGMQLCRSEDTIADLLENVQRLSRNNFSQSGVFLEKYIERARHIEVQIFGDGKGNVVAIGERDCSTQRRNQKVIEEAPAPNINDALRQRLYDSAVKLGEGIRYQSAGTVEFIYDVDSQQFYFLEVNTRLQVEHGVTEAITGVDLVEWMVRQAAGESLGLSSYQYQPQGHAIQVRVYAEDPHKNFQPSSGELTQVQFAAGIRCDTWIETGTKVSPFYDPLLAKIIVQGESREDAIAILQTALAQSRIDGIETNLEYLRQIIADSTFIQGDITTKFTNSFTYRPNTIDVLVPGTMTTIQDYPGRVGYWNIGVPPSGPMDSLAFRLGNRILGNLESAAGLECTLSGPALRFNCDTVICLTGAPMKATLDKQPIPYWTAVSVKAGSTLRLGNIQGNGFRTYISVQGGFDIPDYLGSKATFTLGGFGGHGGRALQVGDVLKLYPFASQEPQPISPELIPTYSNHWEIGVLYGPHGAPDFFTDEDIEIFFSTHWEVHYNSARTGIRLIGPKPTWARQDGGEAGLHPSNIHDNAYAVGTVDFTGDMPIILGLDGPSLGGFVCPAAIAQAQLWKIGQLKPGNTIQFHRLTFDQALSEELQLDRQIQLGAVDSDPNQILKEFPAQSPIVAEIPATDEQIAVIYRQASDKYLLIEYGDLVLDLKLRFRVHELMVYLQTNPIHGILELTPGMRSLQVHYDSRVISQSNLVAALQNIESHLPDISNLEVPTRIVHLPLSWDDESTQLAIQKYMQSVRKDAPWCPSNIEFIRRINGLGSIAEVKEIVFNASYLVMGLGDVYLGAPVAVPLDPRHRLVTTKYNPARTWTPENAVGIGGAYLCVYGMEGPGGYQFVGRTVQMWNRYKQTADFQDGKPWLLRFFDQIRFYPVSHDELMRHREDFIEGKFKLKVEKTTFKFRDYQEFLQEIAPDAAIFQTRQRIAFREERDRHTATALDESTVVTADLPPETVTIIPDGCYALSAPTMANVWQVLIKAGDHITEDTGVIILEAMKQEMTLLPDDPGTVVEVLCEPGQLVTAGQILAIVRGEI, encoded by the coding sequence ATGTTCAACAAAGTTTTGATTGCTAATCGGGGTGAAATTGCTTGCCGGATTATTCGCACCCTCGATCGCCTCGGTATTGCCTCGGTTGCAGTCTACTCCCAAGCCGATGCCCATTCTGCACATGTTGTAGCCGCAGGGGAAGCTGTCTGTGTTGGCGGTGATGCCGCCGCGCAAAGTTATCTTCGGACTGAGGCGATTTTGGCAGCAGCACAAGCGACTGGTGCTGAGGCGATTCATCCCGGCTATGGGTTTTTGAGCGAGAACGTGGGATTTGCCGAAGCTTGTGCAGCAGCAGGGATTGTATTTATCGGCCCCACACCAGAACAACTGCGGCGATTTGGACTCAAACATGAAGCAAGAGCGATCGCTCAAGCCGTAGGAGTGCCACTTCTCCCCGGTAGTTTGTTGTTAGAGAATTTGCCGCAAGTCAAACAGGCAGCAGCAGAAATTGGCTATCCTGTGATGATCAAAAGTACGGCAGGGGGTGGCGGCATTGGAATGCAGTTGTGCCGGAGTGAAGATACAATAGCTGACTTGTTGGAAAATGTGCAACGGTTAAGTCGCAATAACTTTAGCCAGAGTGGAGTCTTTTTAGAAAAATACATCGAACGGGCGCGACACATTGAAGTGCAAATCTTTGGTGATGGTAAAGGGAATGTCGTCGCCATTGGTGAACGCGATTGTTCAACGCAACGGCGCAATCAAAAAGTGATTGAAGAAGCCCCAGCACCAAATATTAATGATGCTCTCCGACAGCGTTTGTATGATTCTGCGGTGAAATTGGGTGAGGGAATTCGCTATCAATCTGCTGGTACGGTTGAGTTTATCTATGATGTGGATAGCCAACAGTTTTACTTCTTAGAGGTGAATACCCGCTTACAAGTGGAACATGGGGTAACAGAAGCGATTACAGGTGTGGATTTAGTAGAGTGGATGGTGCGTCAGGCGGCGGGTGAGTCGCTGGGGTTGTCATCCTACCAATATCAACCGCAAGGACATGCGATTCAGGTGCGGGTTTATGCTGAAGATCCGCATAAAAATTTTCAGCCGAGTTCGGGTGAGTTAACTCAAGTGCAGTTTGCTGCTGGCATTCGCTGCGATACTTGGATTGAAACGGGTACAAAAGTATCACCCTTTTACGATCCATTGTTGGCAAAGATAATTGTGCAGGGAGAATCAAGAGAAGATGCGATCGCAATTCTCCAAACTGCCCTTGCTCAATCTCGCATTGATGGCATTGAAACTAACCTGGAATATTTACGCCAAATTATTGCCGATTCGACATTTATTCAAGGCGATATCACCACAAAATTTACCAATAGCTTTACCTACCGCCCGAATACAATTGATGTCCTAGTTCCAGGTACAATGACCACCATTCAAGATTATCCGGGACGGGTGGGCTATTGGAATATTGGTGTGCCGCCCTCTGGGCCAATGGATTCTTTAGCATTTCGGTTGGGCAACCGGATTTTAGGTAATTTAGAATCAGCAGCCGGGTTGGAATGTACCCTATCTGGCCCCGCTTTGCGCTTCAATTGCGATACCGTAATTTGTCTCACGGGAGCGCCGATGAAAGCTACCTTAGATAAACAACCGATTCCCTATTGGACGGCAGTTTCGGTAAAAGCTGGGAGTACCCTACGCTTGGGTAACATTCAGGGCAATGGTTTCCGCACCTATATTAGTGTGCAAGGTGGGTTTGATATACCCGATTATTTGGGTAGTAAAGCAACCTTTACCCTGGGAGGGTTTGGTGGACATGGCGGTAGAGCTTTACAGGTGGGCGATGTCCTGAAATTGTATCCCTTTGCGTCCCAAGAACCGCAACCCATTTCTCCCGAATTGATTCCTACCTACTCAAATCATTGGGAAATTGGCGTTTTATATGGCCCTCACGGTGCGCCGGATTTCTTCACGGATGAAGACATCGAGATATTTTTCAGTACTCATTGGGAAGTGCATTACAACTCGGCGCGAACCGGAATTCGGTTGATTGGGCCAAAACCAACCTGGGCGCGACAAGATGGCGGTGAAGCGGGTTTACACCCTTCTAATATTCACGATAATGCTTATGCAGTTGGTACAGTCGATTTCACCGGAGATATGCCGATTATCCTGGGTTTAGATGGGCCGAGTTTAGGCGGTTTTGTCTGTCCTGCTGCGATCGCCCAAGCACAACTCTGGAAAATTGGGCAACTCAAACCAGGGAATACAATTCAATTCCATCGTCTCACTTTTGACCAAGCATTGTCCGAAGAATTACAGTTGGATCGGCAAATCCAATTAGGGGCTGTGGATTCAGATCCCAACCAAATCCTAAAAGAATTTCCGGCCCAATCCCCAATTGTGGCAGAAATTCCCGCAACTGATGAGCAAATTGCCGTCATCTACCGTCAAGCTAGTGATAAATATTTGCTGATTGAATACGGAGATTTAGTATTAGATTTGAAATTGCGTTTCCGGGTGCATGAGTTAATGGTTTATCTGCAAACCAACCCGATTCATGGAATTTTGGAATTAACGCCGGGAATGCGATCGCTACAAGTTCACTACGATAGCCGCGTCATTTCCCAATCAAATTTAGTTGCCGCCTTACAAAATATCGAATCTCATCTCCCGGATATTTCTAACCTAGAAGTGCCAACCCGGATTGTACATCTACCGCTATCCTGGGATGATGAATCGACTCAACTAGCGATTCAAAAATATATGCAGTCGGTGCGAAAAGATGCACCCTGGTGTCCTAGCAATATTGAATTTATTCGGCGGATTAATGGACTGGGAAGCATTGCAGAAGTTAAAGAAATCGTCTTTAATGCCAGTTACTTGGTGATGGGCTTAGGTGATGTTTATCTCGGTGCGCCTGTAGCAGTACCCCTCGATCCGCGTCATCGCCTCGTCACCACAAAATACAATCCCGCCCGTACCTGGACTCCTGAAAATGCAGTTGGCATCGGTGGTGCTTATCTCTGCGTTTATGGAATGGAGGGGCCAGGCGGCTATCAGTTTGTCGGCCGCACTGTGCAAATGTGGAATCGCTACAAACAAACGGCCGATTTTCAAGATGGTAAACCCTGGCTGTTGCGATTCTTCGATCAAATTCGGTTTTATCCAGTTTCTCATGACGAGCTAATGCGCCATCGAGAGGATTTTATTGAAGGTAAGTTTAAACTCAAGGTAGAAAAAACCACATTTAAATTCCGCGACTATCAAGAGTTTTTGCAAGAAATTGCCCCAGATGCGGCGATATTCCAAACCCGCCAGCGCATTGCCTTTCGAGAAGAACGCGATCGCCACACAGCCACAGCCCTAGATGAAAGCACAGTTGTTACAGCCGATCTCCCACCCGAAACTGTAACGATTATTCCCGATGGTTGCTACGCCCTGAGTGCCCCAACAATGGCCAACGTCTGGCAGGTGTTGATTAAAGCAGGCGATCACATTACGGAAGATACGGGTGTGATTATTTTGGAAGCAATGAAACAGGAAATGACTCTGTTACCGGACGATCCGGGAACGGTGGTAGAAGTCCTCTGCGAACCAGGGCAACTTGTCACCGCCGGACAGATATTAGCGATCGTCCGAGGGGAAATATGA
- a CDS encoding urea amidolyase associated protein UAAP2 has protein sequence MVATLPIELDPATAIYDQELAARQPWSRIVKKGQILRIIDLLGNQAVDTLFYNADDSSERYSAPDTIVRQGNIFITTGTQLISNEGNVMMTVIHDQCGKHDTLGGACSMESNSVRYGLHKKHLHACVENYLLELSKYEMNKRDLVSNVNFYMNVPVSEDGTLEIVDGISEAGKIIDLRAEMDVMVLISNCPQINNPCNAYNPTPVRLIVWDAA, from the coding sequence ATGGTCGCAACATTACCCATTGAACTCGATCCAGCAACAGCAATTTACGATCAAGAGTTGGCTGCCCGTCAACCCTGGTCTAGGATCGTCAAAAAAGGGCAAATTTTGCGGATTATCGATCTACTAGGCAATCAAGCCGTTGATACATTGTTTTACAACGCTGATGATAGTTCAGAGCGTTATAGCGCTCCCGATACAATTGTCCGTCAAGGCAACATTTTCATTACTACAGGCACTCAGTTGATTTCCAACGAAGGAAACGTGATGATGACCGTCATCCACGATCAGTGTGGCAAACACGATACGCTGGGTGGGGCGTGTAGTATGGAAAGCAACTCAGTTCGCTATGGGTTGCACAAGAAACATCTGCACGCTTGTGTGGAGAATTATTTGCTGGAACTGAGCAAATATGAAATGAACAAACGCGATCTCGTCAGCAATGTGAACTTCTATATGAATGTTCCTGTCAGCGAAGACGGTACATTGGAAATTGTCGATGGCATTTCAGAAGCCGGCAAGATTATTGACTTGCGGGCGGAGATGGATGTAATGGTGTTGATTTCTAATTGCCCGCAAATCAACAATCCATGTAATGCTTACAATCCTACGCCAGTCCGGTTGATTGTTTGGGATGCCGCTTGA
- a CDS encoding urea amidolyase associated protein UAAP1: MVQASILPNLGAIDPSLILLDEKLPGGAYWHSVIKRGNTLRVTDLEGSQGVSIICYNADSPIERLNVADTAKIQFNAFLKKGMVIYSDMGRILFSITEDTSGHHDLICGCSNAASNAAKYGEGTYNKYGESDYNNSRNNFLKALGKRGLTRKDLMPNLNLFSRVAVHPNGDLEYVTDYEKPGSFIDLRAEMNVLVIISNCPHVLHPDTVYKPKPIQLTVWKSSAPAPDDLCRTANEEVIRGFINTDALFAQE, translated from the coding sequence ATGGTGCAAGCATCTATTCTGCCGAATTTGGGGGCAATTGATCCGAGCCTAATTTTGCTCGATGAAAAGCTGCCTGGTGGTGCCTATTGGCATTCCGTAATCAAACGGGGAAACACCCTGCGGGTGACTGATTTAGAAGGTTCTCAAGGGGTTTCGATAATTTGCTATAACGCGGATAGCCCTATTGAGCGTCTGAACGTGGCAGATACCGCCAAGATTCAATTTAACGCCTTCCTCAAAAAAGGTATGGTAATTTACTCTGATATGGGGCGTATTCTCTTCTCAATCACCGAGGATACCTCTGGCCATCACGATTTAATTTGTGGTTGCAGCAATGCTGCTAGCAATGCTGCCAAATATGGCGAAGGAACTTACAACAAATATGGCGAAAGCGATTACAACAATTCCCGCAACAATTTTCTCAAAGCGTTGGGCAAGCGTGGTTTAACTCGTAAAGATTTAATGCCTAACCTGAATTTATTTAGCCGAGTCGCAGTGCATCCAAATGGAGATTTGGAATATGTCACAGACTATGAAAAACCGGGCAGCTTTATTGATTTGCGGGCGGAAATGAATGTATTGGTGATTATTTCCAACTGTCCCCATGTATTGCACCCCGATACAGTATACAAGCCGAAGCCAATTCAGCTTACCGTTTGGAAATCTTCTGCACCAGCACCGGACGATTTATGTCGCACTGCCAATGAAGAAGTGATTCGTGGTTTCATTAACACTGATGCATTATTTGCTCAGGAGTAG
- a CDS encoding response regulator, with protein MRILLIEDEEVLASVLLKSLTKQHYVVDVVQDGQMGWEYTQSTNYDLLLIDVGLPKLDGISLCQRLRSSGCFTPILLMTAKDGNRERIQGLDAGADDYLIKPLDLEELQARIRALIRRGDRPRTPILEVGALRLDPSSCEVKYNNKLLELTAKEYSLLELFLRNPSRVFSRGDIIEHLWTFDDPPQEETVKSHIKYLRQKLKAAGAVDWIENVYGLGYRLNPGRGEGAGRREQGEKEKSQIPSRDVEQQFQQAMGGLWQQYQGLMVQRLTVLQELAAALSRKTLTKELRQSAEREAHKLAGVLGMFEQDNGTQIARKIEQILGKDGDFAAGEKRQLLSLIEDLGSLINLMGQNADNQISGAIASEISTRLILIDPNPQLGDQLQQLVEGWQQISNLEEAKNFLQTTSPDLVVLNVDDAGWRKESLALLSDLATRTPPVPVLVLAATDELVERVTLAQYGARGFLVKPVTAAQVWDVSSQLLQRTRSLRVNILVVDDDPLILATLRPMLEPWGIRMTGLENPLRFWEVLQSTTPDLLILDVEMPHITGIELCRAVRTDPRWQELPIVFLTAHREMETVQQVFAVGADDYVVKPVVGAELLARITHRLERSRLLQSLSSKDSLTGLANQFQSNRDLQHLIAQAETNQQSVCLAILSVTDFRQINIKYGHQAGNQVLQRWSRLFQLGFCSGEVLGYWGNGEFVMGVSGLTKIEISDRLNDILTTLRQQIFTAFDGDRFQVICNFAVVEYPSDGLTIQSLYQVAAGHNF; from the coding sequence TACACGCAAAGTACTAACTATGACTTGCTCCTAATAGATGTCGGACTTCCGAAACTGGACGGTATTTCATTGTGTCAGCGATTGCGTTCTAGTGGTTGTTTCACTCCCATTTTGCTGATGACAGCGAAAGATGGTAATAGAGAGCGGATTCAGGGACTCGATGCAGGTGCGGACGATTATCTGATCAAACCTTTAGATTTGGAAGAACTGCAAGCACGGATACGGGCGCTAATCCGTCGGGGCGATCGCCCCCGTACCCCAATACTGGAAGTAGGCGCACTACGACTAGACCCCAGTAGTTGCGAGGTTAAATATAACAACAAACTGCTAGAATTAACAGCCAAAGAATACAGCTTACTAGAACTATTTCTACGGAATCCATCGCGGGTTTTTAGTCGGGGGGATATCATTGAACACCTGTGGACTTTTGACGATCCACCCCAAGAAGAGACTGTAAAATCACACATTAAATACTTACGGCAAAAGTTGAAAGCGGCTGGAGCAGTAGACTGGATTGAAAATGTTTATGGTTTGGGGTATCGGTTGAATCCTGGAAGAGGAGAGGGAGCAGGGCGCAGGGAGCAGGGGGAAAAAGAAAAATCTCAAATCCCTAGTCGTGATGTTGAACAGCAGTTTCAGCAAGCAATGGGGGGCTTGTGGCAGCAATATCAGGGGTTGATGGTGCAGCGGTTGACGGTATTGCAAGAATTAGCGGCAGCATTATCTCGTAAAACGCTGACTAAAGAATTACGCCAATCGGCAGAACGAGAGGCGCACAAACTAGCTGGTGTCTTGGGAATGTTTGAGCAAGACAATGGCACTCAAATAGCGCGGAAAATTGAACAGATTTTAGGTAAAGATGGTGATTTTGCCGCAGGTGAAAAGCGGCAATTGCTGTCATTGATTGAAGATTTGGGTAGCTTAATCAATTTGATGGGGCAAAATGCAGATAATCAGATTTCAGGTGCGATCGCATCCGAAATTAGTACCCGATTGATATTAATTGACCCCAATCCACAACTAGGTGATCAGCTGCAACAACTGGTTGAGGGCTGGCAGCAAATCTCCAACTTAGAGGAGGCAAAAAACTTTCTACAAACCACATCACCTGATTTAGTAGTCTTAAATGTCGATGATGCCGGGTGGCGCAAAGAAAGCTTGGCATTACTTTCGGACTTAGCAACACGTACCCCACCCGTACCTGTTCTCGTGCTGGCTGCCACTGATGAGTTAGTAGAACGGGTAACATTAGCTCAATACGGGGCGCGGGGTTTTTTGGTTAAGCCTGTAACAGCTGCTCAGGTTTGGGATGTTTCATCTCAACTATTACAACGGACTCGTTCTTTACGGGTAAATATACTAGTAGTAGATGACGACCCGCTAATTTTAGCAACACTGCGCCCAATGTTAGAACCTTGGGGTATACGAATGACCGGATTAGAGAATCCGCTACGTTTTTGGGAAGTACTGCAATCTACTACACCAGATTTGTTGATTTTGGATGTAGAAATGCCTCATATAACTGGTATTGAACTTTGCCGAGCAGTTCGTACCGATCCCCGATGGCAAGAATTACCAATTGTGTTTCTGACTGCTCACCGAGAGATGGAAACTGTGCAGCAAGTGTTTGCTGTGGGAGCCGATGATTATGTGGTTAAACCTGTTGTTGGGGCAGAATTGTTGGCGCGCATTACCCATCGCTTAGAACGCAGCCGTTTACTACAGTCCCTTTCTAGCAAAGATTCTTTAACCGGATTAGCAAATCAGTTTCAGTCTAACCGCGACTTACAGCATCTAATTGCTCAAGCCGAGACAAATCAGCAATCTGTTTGCTTGGCGATCTTAAGCGTGACTGATTTTCGGCAAATTAATATTAAATATGGTCATCAGGCTGGCAACCAGGTATTACAAAGATGGAGTCGTTTATTTCAACTGGGATTTTGCAGTGGTGAAGTGCTGGGTTATTGGGGTAATGGTGAATTTGTTATGGGAGTTTCTGGGTTAACCAAAATAGAAATCAGCGATCGCCTTAACGACATTTTAACTACCCTCCGCCAGCAGATATTTACAGCCTTCGATGGCGATCGCTTTCAGGTAATATGTAATTTTGCTGTAGTTGAATACCCCAGTGATGGACTAACGATCCAATCACTATACCAAGTTGCCGCTGGGCATAATTTTTAA